One stretch of Candidatus Saccharibacteria bacterium oral taxon 488 DNA includes these proteins:
- a CDS encoding uridine kinase — MTNSHPLIILRGNSGCGKTSTARLLQCQLGYGTMLVSQDMVRREMLRVKDSESNPAIQLIYDLCMYGNNVGYTVILEGILSRKKYGAMLHRLLNDFQGEKLIYYFDISFEETVRRHATKPNAHEFGESEMRQWWKDQDVLDVPGEQRIGEKLAQAEIVDMIYRDILALPEGTNTSASHM; from the coding sequence ATGACGAACTCTCATCCGCTGATAATTCTTCGTGGTAATTCTGGTTGCGGTAAAACCAGCACGGCGCGCCTGCTCCAGTGTCAGCTAGGCTACGGCACGATGCTGGTGTCGCAGGATATGGTGCGGCGAGAAATGCTTCGCGTGAAAGACAGTGAAAGCAACCCGGCGATTCAGCTGATTTATGATCTGTGCATGTACGGCAATAACGTTGGTTATACGGTGATTTTGGAAGGTATTTTGAGTCGTAAAAAATACGGCGCGATGCTGCATCGGCTGCTGAATGATTTTCAGGGCGAAAAATTGATTTATTATTTTGACATATCATTTGAGGAAACGGTGCGCCGCCACGCCACTAAGCCAAACGCTCATGAATTTGGCGAATCGGAGATGCGCCAGTGGTGGAAAGATCAGGACGTTTTGGACGTGCCAGGCGAGCAGCGAATTGGCGAGAAGTTGGCTCAGGCAGAAATTGTTGATATGATTTACCGCGACATTTTGGCGTTACCAGAGGGAACAAATACTTCCGCCTCTCATATGTAA
- a CDS encoding ABC transporter ATP-binding protein, with product MSDTSPLMLHGLTKRFGHKLAVNNVSLELHEGEVFGFLGPNGAGKSTTIRSVMDFLRPTDGWVELLGGRNSKERAALHDQVGYLAGDIALYETMTGRKLLKFLARTGRKVDWHYVDELAECFEAVLDRPIRQLSKGNRQKIGLIQAFIHRPKLLILDEPTSGLDPLMKQVFYELVREVSGQGATVFVSSHDLAEVQKICHRAGFIRDGKLIAIEHIATMKHLSTHRYIVTFAKKPSLAAARKLPSITDVQHRGDEYEFTVKGDATEFVSFIAEYKPKLLRESELELEELFMRYYEGEEAKR from the coding sequence ATGAGTGATACTTCACCGCTGATGTTACACGGGCTGACCAAGCGCTTTGGGCATAAGCTGGCAGTCAACAATGTGTCGCTGGAGCTGCATGAAGGCGAGGTGTTTGGTTTTCTTGGACCGAATGGTGCGGGTAAAAGTACAACGATTCGGTCGGTGATGGATTTCTTGAGGCCGACGGACGGCTGGGTAGAATTGCTGGGCGGCCGGAATTCTAAGGAACGAGCGGCGCTTCATGATCAGGTTGGGTATCTGGCGGGCGATATCGCCCTGTATGAAACTATGACTGGTCGGAAATTGCTGAAGTTTTTGGCGCGGACGGGTCGGAAGGTTGATTGGCACTATGTTGATGAATTGGCTGAGTGTTTTGAGGCGGTGCTGGATCGGCCGATTCGCCAGCTTTCCAAGGGTAATCGTCAGAAAATTGGCCTGATTCAAGCTTTTATACACCGCCCGAAACTATTGATTTTGGATGAGCCGACCAGCGGGCTGGATCCGCTGATGAAGCAGGTGTTTTACGAGTTGGTGCGCGAAGTTTCTGGGCAAGGCGCCACAGTATTTGTCAGTAGTCACGATCTGGCTGAAGTGCAAAAAATTTGCCACCGTGCCGGTTTTATTCGTGATGGAAAATTGATAGCCATTGAACACATCGCGACCATGAAGCACCTGTCAACACACCGCTACATTGTGACCTTTGCCAAAAAACCGTCCCTAGCGGCAGCCAGAAAACTACCGTCCATCACCGACGTTCAGCACCGTGGCGACGAATACGAATTTACCGTCAAGGGCGACGCGACGGAGTTTGTCTCGTTCATAGCCGAATACAAACCAAAACTATTGCGAGAATCAGAGCTAGAACTAGAAGAATTATTCATGCGGTATTATGAAGGCGAGGAGGCAAAGCGATGA
- a CDS encoding cell wall metabolism sensor histidine kinase WalK: MKQQRVRRLALSYLAVIMTLSLAFSVIIYAITSVQLNRPLPPSEHAQQPPELVERQFSRRLEQRNRETRGSVVMSLIVLNGVMLLIGYWLSLLLARRTLTPIERAMRAQVQFVSDASHELRTPLTALMTTNEVALRKKTLDEKKARAVYQRNIDEVEKLRELTDNLLQLTQVDNQQIEKQAVDMAKLVRDTVDRYQPVADKKQVVLDMQVPSVTHTVAVAAVTQILGTLIDNAIKYSPLGGTVVIRLDGQTLSVVDQGIGIAKQDQAKIFDRFYRSDEARTRGHGSGYGLGLAIAKAVADKNGYQLSVKSEAGQGSTFSLHF, encoded by the coding sequence ATGAAACAGCAGCGCGTTAGGCGTCTAGCGCTGAGCTACTTGGCGGTGATTATGACGCTGTCGCTAGCCTTTAGTGTGATTATTTATGCCATCACTTCTGTGCAATTAAATCGTCCATTGCCGCCGAGCGAACATGCTCAGCAGCCACCAGAGCTCGTCGAACGTCAGTTTAGTCGCCGCCTGGAGCAGCGCAACCGCGAAACCCGTGGGTCGGTCGTTATGTCATTGATAGTGCTGAACGGCGTGATGTTGTTGATTGGGTATTGGTTGAGTTTGCTGTTGGCGCGGCGAACCTTGACGCCGATTGAGCGAGCAATGCGGGCCCAGGTGCAATTTGTGTCGGATGCTAGTCACGAGCTGCGGACGCCACTGACGGCGCTAATGACCACCAACGAAGTGGCGCTACGCAAAAAAACGCTGGATGAGAAAAAGGCGAGAGCGGTATATCAGCGCAATATTGACGAGGTTGAAAAATTGCGTGAGCTGACGGACAATTTGTTGCAACTTACCCAGGTCGATAATCAGCAGATTGAAAAACAGGCGGTCGATATGGCGAAACTTGTCCGCGACACGGTTGATCGCTATCAGCCGGTGGCTGACAAAAAACAAGTAGTGCTAGATATGCAAGTGCCGTCAGTAACGCACACGGTCGCAGTCGCGGCGGTGACGCAAATTTTGGGTACGCTGATCGATAATGCCATCAAATATTCGCCACTAGGTGGTACAGTAGTCATTCGGCTGGACGGCCAAACTCTCTCAGTTGTCGACCAAGGCATTGGCATCGCCAAACAAGACCAGGCGAAAATTTTCGACAGATTTTATCGTAGTGATGAAGCGCGTACGCGTGGGCATGGTTCGGGCTATGGACTCGGGCTAGCTATCGCTAAGGCGGTGGCTGACAAAAACGGTTATCAATTGAGCGTTAAAAGCGAAGCGGGTCAGGGCTCTACCTTCAGCTTGCATTTCTGA
- a CDS encoding response regulator transcription factor, translating into MRILLVEDDTAIAQSLKEGLEDEAYAVDVAHDGDEGYRTATADEYDVIILDVMLPEMNGYEVCRALRKDGNQTPILMLTARDAERDIVEGLDMGADDYLAKPFSFEVLLARLRALLRRPNEKLEEVLRVGDLTLDPSLKKVMRANQEINLTAKEYGVLEYLMRNAGKVLSKEQIISHVWDFDADVLPNNVELFIMFLRRKIDKPFSSKLIHTVPGFGYKLEDKS; encoded by the coding sequence ATGAGAATTTTACTAGTAGAAGATGACACGGCGATTGCCCAGTCGCTGAAAGAAGGCTTGGAAGATGAAGCCTATGCGGTTGATGTGGCGCATGATGGCGACGAGGGTTATCGGACGGCGACGGCGGACGAGTACGACGTGATTATTCTTGACGTGATGCTGCCGGAAATGAATGGCTATGAGGTCTGTCGGGCGCTACGCAAAGACGGTAATCAGACGCCGATTTTGATGTTGACAGCGCGTGATGCCGAGCGGGATATTGTCGAAGGCTTGGATATGGGCGCTGATGATTATTTGGCGAAGCCGTTTAGCTTTGAGGTGTTGTTGGCGCGTCTGCGGGCATTGCTGCGTCGTCCGAACGAGAAGTTGGAAGAAGTCTTGCGGGTTGGTGATTTGACGCTTGATCCGAGTCTGAAAAAAGTAATGCGGGCGAATCAGGAAATTAACTTGACCGCCAAAGAGTACGGCGTCTTGGAATATCTGATGCGCAACGCTGGCAAGGTTTTGTCCAAAGAGCAAATCATCTCGCACGTGTGGGATTTTGATGCTGATGTGTTGCCGAACAATGTTGAACTGTTCATCATGTTTTTGCGCCGGAAAATCGACAAACCGTTTAGCTCAAAATTGATTCACACCGTCCCAGGCTTTGGCTATAAACTGGAGGATAAGTCATGA
- a CDS encoding ASCH domain-containing protein produces the protein MKIWHSGRESKLLDDIIAGRKTVEGRLNRGKFAEYRVGDKIHLRRDVRDAEGILHDGKPDQARVEIIAIRHYNSFLEMVQAEGYHRVIPHATSAEAAAAEYNKYYSAADQKHYGVLAVEICLSL, from the coding sequence ATGAAAATCTGGCACTCAGGACGAGAATCAAAATTACTTGACGATATTATCGCCGGGCGGAAGACGGTTGAAGGTCGATTGAATCGCGGAAAATTTGCCGAGTACCGAGTCGGCGATAAGATTCACCTGCGTCGCGATGTTCGCGATGCCGAAGGAATACTACACGACGGCAAACCAGATCAAGCACGCGTGGAGATTATCGCCATCCGCCACTACAATTCCTTTTTAGAAATGGTGCAGGCCGAGGGTTACCACCGTGTTATTCCGCATGCCACCAGTGCCGAAGCTGCCGCTGCCGAATACAACAAATATTATTCCGCTGCCGACCAAAAACATTATGGCGTGCTAGCAGTGGAAATTTGCTTATCGCTTTAA
- a CDS encoding TetR/AcrR family transcriptional regulator → MDKKQALKIAAYDVFSKKGYKETGISEIAKRAGVAVGSFYNYYDGKETIFLDVYIEENNRIRQAMMDDIDWQQDLVELVRQIFEQSRSLVSSNKILAEWHNPAVSRTLRGYYSSDKGKATNTFHQFLVETFTGRMVAEGYSEEKIQDILQVYNLFYYMDMHITEGDFPGISGTLEILATNFVKGIFTS, encoded by the coding sequence TTGGATAAAAAACAAGCATTAAAAATAGCTGCCTATGATGTCTTCTCAAAAAAGGGATATAAAGAGACCGGTATCTCAGAAATTGCTAAACGTGCTGGGGTAGCAGTCGGTTCTTTTTACAACTACTACGACGGCAAAGAAACTATCTTTCTGGATGTGTACATTGAAGAAAACAACCGCATTCGCCAAGCGATGATGGACGACATTGATTGGCAGCAGGATTTGGTTGAACTTGTGAGACAGATTTTTGAACAGTCACGAAGCCTCGTTTCGTCCAATAAAATTCTAGCGGAATGGCATAATCCAGCCGTCTCTCGTACACTACGTGGTTATTATTCTTCGGATAAGGGTAAGGCTACGAATACCTTCCATCAATTTTTGGTCGAAACCTTTACCGGTCGCATGGTAGCAGAAGGATATTCAGAGGAAAAAATTCAGGATATTTTACAGGTTTATAATCTGTTTTACTACATGGATATGCATATCACTGAAGGCGATTTTCCAGGTATTAGTGGGACGCTGGAAATACTTGCCACTAACTTTGTTAAAGGTATCTTTACATCATGA
- a CDS encoding FAD-dependent oxidoreductase: MKRSKKMVIIVISILAATGLIAWGVIAYLGRSQTLLVKSIENPSGDLHVIRLAKPDNMTWKAGSYAKITLPSTASDGEKNDHKGEQTSRWLSIASSPEDNEIIILTHNSGSPYKKALTSLPAGSQVKMSWLESSLSVTDGNEPLVCFASDVGISAMRPIVRQWAGKRPIMLYHLDKGVKVFDKELSELANKTANMTYETSANLSQSQERFKQAIDRHGNKAQYLVAGQPDDVKTMKKLLRDNAMYDNVKSSTFRGLK, translated from the coding sequence ATGAAAAGGAGTAAAAAAATGGTAATCATCGTTATATCTATTCTTGCGGCTACAGGCCTTATCGCTTGGGGTGTTATCGCCTACTTAGGGAGGAGTCAAACGTTATTGGTCAAATCTATCGAAAACCCTAGCGGAGACCTTCATGTCATTCGCCTAGCAAAGCCTGATAATATGACATGGAAGGCAGGCTCTTATGCCAAGATCACGCTACCCAGTACGGCATCTGATGGTGAAAAGAATGATCATAAGGGCGAACAGACAAGTCGTTGGCTGAGTATCGCCTCTAGTCCTGAGGATAATGAAATTATTATCCTAACCCACAATAGCGGTAGTCCTTATAAAAAAGCTTTGACGAGCCTACCAGCAGGTAGTCAGGTCAAGATGAGTTGGCTGGAATCTTCTTTGTCAGTTACAGACGGCAACGAGCCGCTGGTTTGCTTCGCCTCTGATGTCGGTATCTCAGCAATGCGACCAATTGTCAGGCAGTGGGCCGGTAAACGTCCTATCATGCTCTATCACCTAGACAAGGGGGTAAAGGTCTTTGACAAGGAACTCTCAGAGCTAGCAAACAAAACAGCTAATATGACTTATGAGACCAGTGCTAACCTCTCTCAAAGCCAGGAACGCTTCAAGCAGGCGATTGATAGACATGGCAACAAGGCTCAATATCTCGTGGCAGGACAGCCCGACGATGTGAAAACGATGAAGAAACTCCTTAGAGACAACGCGATGTATGATAACGTCAAATCAAGTACTTTTCGGGGGTTGAAGTAG
- a CDS encoding winged helix-turn-helix transcriptional regulator — protein MSMKTRQSQEVTLTTNEALVLQQVYEDGGDEAAVLAAHMGMPRRTAMHVLADLRRKGLMAIDQVYGDAWVRLTARGKRLVQRIWPEAQVMAA, from the coding sequence ATGAGTATGAAGACGAGACAATCACAAGAAGTAACCTTAACCACCAACGAGGCGCTGGTGTTGCAGCAAGTCTACGAAGACGGCGGTGATGAGGCGGCTGTGTTGGCGGCACACATGGGCATGCCACGCCGAACGGCGATGCATGTGCTGGCGGATTTGCGGCGTAAGGGGTTGATGGCAATCGACCAGGTCTATGGCGACGCCTGGGTGCGGCTAACGGCTCGCGGCAAACGATTGGTGCAGCGCATTTGGCCAGAAGCGCAGGTGATGGCTGCCTAA
- a CDS encoding glycosyltransferase → MTMKAATIPQPLARSRHLAATESQPAFRAIARPFIDVVVPVLNEEKILQQSITTLDEYMAKRLPYRYQITIADNGSQDKTLEIAKCLAEKHQSVRVVSLAERGRGRALKQVWQNSPADILTYMDVDLSTSLDDFLPMIQPLVAGEAGVAIGSRLARGAKTMRGLKREFISRCYNNIIKWTSGTKFSDAQCGFKAIRRDVAAKFLPKIKDNEWFFDTELLIKTERAGVPIHEQPVTWIEDTDSRVKIVKTAVDDLKGLYRVNRELDKRSWLEKWTLPVLLALTGALYLFGALHNGMANSYYAAAVQAASRDWTAWLFGSLDAANYVSVDKPPLATMLMGLSARLFGFSSFSMLLPSVLAGVGSVWLVYGAVKRQFGFTSAVIAGVTLMLTPVAALMFGFNNPDAILTLMLTASGYAFLRSLEGKRPLLWLGLAGLFTGLAFNAKMLQGLMVLPAMAAVYLVFAKPPIVTRFLHVMFAGVITTMSTLWWSVLVWLTPAGSRPWVGSTNDNNIWSLIFGYNGFGRLLGGRGGGGGPGGGAPPSGGIGGTTTLQTAGSTTQTMADGAGMMPGGMGGGPGGGHGPGGTGFGGQTGIFRIFNNDFGPNIAWLLVLALAGGGLMLWILRKTPRTNRGRAAVIFWMLWLLIHIVIFSMTSGVIHPYYVVVMASAVAALVGISLPFLWGAYTRRKPYAWLLPVLVGVTAVIAVIILGYAGTMTWLIWTVGLLGLAGMIGLLVNLYVPRQWLQNLAIITAIAACTLAPMVYTLATVNVAHTGSIPTAGPNSTAMRGSNNERSQADSQLVQYLVEHQHGATWLVAVASANESAAIQLTSGQSVMAVGGFNGSDTPLTLEQFKQLVKAGKVRYYAISSHGRGGGGPGGGNNEITTWVKQTGTVVNYGGSDVTLYELSRE, encoded by the coding sequence ATGACTATGAAAGCAGCAACCATACCCCAACCGCTGGCTCGGTCGCGACACCTCGCCGCTACTGAGAGCCAGCCGGCGTTTCGGGCGATTGCCCGTCCATTCATTGATGTTGTCGTGCCGGTGCTTAATGAGGAAAAAATCCTCCAGCAAAGTATCACGACGCTTGATGAGTATATGGCGAAACGCTTGCCGTATCGCTACCAAATCACCATCGCTGACAATGGCAGTCAGGACAAGACGCTGGAAATTGCCAAATGTTTGGCGGAAAAACACCAGTCAGTGCGGGTAGTGAGCCTAGCGGAGCGTGGTCGCGGGCGAGCGCTCAAACAGGTCTGGCAGAATAGCCCGGCTGACATTTTGACCTATATGGATGTTGATCTGTCGACTAGTCTAGATGATTTTCTACCGATGATTCAGCCGTTGGTGGCGGGCGAGGCTGGCGTGGCGATTGGCTCGCGACTGGCTCGGGGCGCCAAAACGATGCGTGGGCTGAAGCGGGAGTTCATCTCGCGGTGCTATAACAATATTATCAAATGGACGTCAGGTACTAAGTTTAGCGATGCGCAGTGTGGTTTCAAGGCGATCCGCCGGGATGTCGCTGCAAAATTCTTGCCGAAAATCAAAGACAATGAATGGTTTTTTGACACCGAATTGCTGATCAAAACCGAGCGAGCCGGTGTGCCGATTCACGAGCAACCAGTCACCTGGATTGAAGATACGGATAGCCGCGTGAAAATTGTGAAAACGGCTGTCGATGATCTGAAAGGACTGTACCGCGTCAACAGGGAACTGGACAAACGATCATGGTTGGAGAAGTGGACACTACCGGTGCTGTTGGCGCTGACTGGTGCGCTGTATTTGTTTGGCGCGCTCCATAATGGCATGGCGAATAGTTACTATGCAGCGGCGGTGCAGGCGGCCAGCCGGGATTGGACGGCGTGGCTGTTTGGTAGTTTGGATGCGGCCAATTATGTGTCGGTTGATAAGCCACCACTGGCGACGATGCTGATGGGACTAAGCGCTCGGTTGTTTGGTTTTTCGAGTTTCTCAATGTTGCTGCCAAGTGTGTTGGCGGGAGTTGGTTCGGTGTGGCTGGTGTACGGTGCGGTGAAACGGCAGTTCGGTTTCACCAGTGCTGTGATTGCTGGAGTGACACTGATGCTAACACCAGTGGCGGCGTTGATGTTTGGCTTCAATAACCCCGATGCGATTTTGACATTGATGCTGACCGCCAGTGGCTACGCGTTTTTACGCTCGCTGGAAGGGAAACGACCGCTGTTGTGGCTAGGTCTAGCGGGGCTATTCACGGGGCTGGCGTTTAACGCCAAGATGCTCCAAGGGCTGATGGTATTACCAGCGATGGCGGCGGTCTATTTGGTGTTTGCCAAGCCACCGATTGTGACGCGATTTTTGCATGTGATGTTTGCGGGTGTGATCACCACGATGTCAACGTTGTGGTGGAGCGTGCTGGTGTGGTTGACGCCAGCTGGTAGTCGGCCGTGGGTGGGTAGTACCAATGATAACAATATCTGGAGTTTGATTTTTGGCTATAACGGCTTTGGTCGACTGCTTGGTGGGCGTGGTGGAGGTGGTGGCCCGGGTGGTGGTGCGCCACCAAGTGGTGGAATAGGTGGTACTACAACACTTCAAACTGCTGGTAGTACCACGCAGACTATGGCAGATGGCGCCGGTATGATGCCGGGCGGAATGGGCGGCGGCCCTGGTGGCGGGCATGGTCCGGGTGGTACGGGCTTTGGTGGGCAAACGGGAATTTTCAGGATCTTTAACAATGATTTTGGGCCAAATATTGCTTGGTTGCTGGTCTTGGCGCTGGCGGGTGGTGGGCTGATGTTATGGATTTTGCGAAAAACACCCCGAACCAATCGTGGGCGAGCGGCAGTAATTTTCTGGATGCTGTGGCTGTTAATTCACATCGTGATTTTCAGCATGACTAGTGGTGTGATTCATCCGTACTACGTGGTGGTGATGGCGTCAGCGGTGGCGGCACTCGTCGGTATCAGCCTGCCGTTTCTGTGGGGCGCGTATACCAGACGTAAACCGTATGCGTGGCTACTGCCGGTGCTGGTTGGTGTGACGGCAGTGATAGCGGTGATTATCCTCGGTTACGCTGGCACGATGACGTGGCTGATATGGACGGTTGGGTTGCTGGGTCTTGCGGGGATGATTGGACTACTGGTAAATCTTTATGTGCCGCGGCAGTGGCTGCAAAACTTGGCGATTATCACTGCCATAGCCGCCTGCACGCTCGCCCCGATGGTGTATACATTAGCAACGGTCAATGTCGCGCACACTGGTAGTATCCCAACGGCTGGGCCGAATTCCACAGCGATGCGAGGGAGTAATAATGAAAGATCGCAAGCCGACAGCCAGTTGGTGCAGTATCTCGTAGAGCATCAACATGGAGCAACCTGGCTGGTAGCAGTAGCCAGCGCCAACGAATCAGCGGCAATTCAGCTGACGAGTGGCCAGTCAGTGATGGCGGTCGGTGGATTTAATGGTAGCGATACACCACTGACGCTGGAGCAATTTAAGCAACTAGTGAAGGCCGGCAAAGTTAGGTATTACGCCATCAGCTCACATGGCCGTGGTGGCGGCGGGCCAGGCGGCGGTAACAATGAAATCACGACATGGGTCAAACAGACTGGCACCGTCGTTAATTATGGAGGCAGCGATGTAACATTGTATGAATTATCGAGAGAGTAA
- a CDS encoding TIGR02391 family protein, with protein MKNSAQIRLLKAQIDKIDDLERVENYDNYKLWHIQTKLLLRDILGEKAEEVREFHLLSGEYGVVISPNPDINAKRRTEAYFRNLNKCRSLLIGILEFLKSKKVSNTEKPTSTQALGNLHKNVKQKCSKLYTDGHYPEAVEKSFKVVRDRLRELTTYETGSEAFGKGGLYIKGASAENVDNDFQSAVKFLTMAIDRFRNEKSHTSDGNINDPVRAYEYLTLSSLAMRLLDNSEVRKKNEQSKRQNFNKITTLNRQQTIALDILQMFILRLFGSMTDLRELAVVRHMGGSTIHPLGSVSNPELLKELNDIDSGELEANLDEMVSLGLLTHEYSSRGTPKYKLAKRGCDIIKQHPELSTGR; from the coding sequence ATGAAAAATAGCGCACAAATACGGCTATTGAAAGCTCAGATTGATAAGATTGATGACCTTGAAAGGGTTGAAAACTATGATAATTATAAATTATGGCACATACAAACTAAGCTTTTGTTAAGAGATATATTAGGTGAAAAAGCTGAAGAAGTTCGGGAGTTCCATCTGCTCAGTGGTGAATATGGAGTTGTTATTAGCCCTAATCCTGATATTAATGCTAAGCGAAGGACCGAAGCTTATTTTAGAAATTTAAATAAGTGCCGCAGTCTCTTAATTGGTATTCTAGAATTTTTAAAGAGTAAAAAGGTGAGTAACACTGAGAAACCTACGAGCACTCAAGCTTTAGGGAATCTGCATAAAAATGTTAAACAAAAGTGCTCTAAACTGTACACAGACGGGCATTATCCAGAAGCTGTCGAAAAAAGTTTTAAGGTTGTTCGTGATAGACTCCGCGAGCTAACTACATACGAAACTGGATCTGAAGCATTTGGTAAAGGTGGTTTGTATATTAAAGGCGCGTCCGCAGAAAATGTTGACAATGATTTCCAGAGTGCCGTCAAATTCTTGACTATGGCTATTGATCGGTTTCGTAATGAAAAGAGCCATACATCAGATGGTAATATAAATGATCCAGTACGTGCCTATGAGTATCTCACGTTGAGCAGCTTAGCAATGCGTCTATTAGATAATAGTGAAGTGAGAAAGAAAAACGAACAGTCAAAAAGGCAAAATTTCAATAAAATTACGACTTTAAATCGTCAGCAAACAATTGCCTTAGATATACTACAAATGTTTATACTTAGGTTATTTGGGTCAATGACTGACCTTAGGGAGTTGGCAGTCGTTCGTCATATGGGCGGAAGCACAATACACCCCCTCGGTAGTGTAAGTAACCCCGAACTACTCAAAGAGCTTAATGATATAGATTCTGGAGAGCTTGAAGCTAACCTTGATGAGATGGTGTCGCTGGGTTTGCTAACACATGAATATAGCAGTCGAGGCACTCCTAAATACAAACTAGCAAAACGGGGGTGTGACATTATAAAACAACATCCCGAGCTAAGTACTGGGAGATGA
- a CDS encoding GtrA family protein → MTIRKQLITFAAIDALNTAIDIAIYTLLIWLTAPLLLAVIISTTAGMICSYFLNRRFTFKTDRQPIVQFIGITLTGLWVLQPVVIWLLVQLLGITSTLV, encoded by the coding sequence ATGACTATTCGCAAGCAACTCATCACCTTTGCCGCCATCGACGCTCTTAATACCGCAATTGACATCGCAATATACACTCTGTTGATATGGCTCACCGCACCGCTACTATTGGCCGTCATCATTTCAACCACTGCAGGAATGATTTGCAGCTATTTTCTAAATAGACGCTTCACCTTCAAAACCGACCGCCAGCCAATTGTTCAGTTTATCGGCATCACCCTCACTGGCCTGTGGGTTTTGCAACCAGTCGTCATATGGCTGCTCGTCCAACTGCTCGGGATAACCAGCACTTTGGTTTGA
- a CDS encoding exopolysaccharide biosynthesis polyprenyl glycosylphosphotransferase has translation MKKNSDFYFKLVLIGLDVLALVGAFTAAYIMRVSLDTRPFHVQIGALEFITSIVLMLPLWVVLFSFFGLYDREHYIHPLREFWRLGMAAVCGIMMMISFSFFSNTPLFPAKMVVIYALIISFIILLILRSAANIVRLHLLRKNIGIKRVALVGNAESTRTLAEFISAHPSTGFHLSAIVSKDELIPPRLKGLRRSTLASALTRDKIDAIIQTDTTRSEAHYNLAEQHYLDFYQAPALDGLMTARHTVEIINSVPLAYIHPTPLATGYGRVVKRLMDLIGATIGIIITSPIMLLVAIAVKLGDPRGPVLMHGQQRRRLTQFNRPFKVYKFRSHYAKFDGKTDEEVFTMIGKPELIDEYRQNGDRLNHDFRVTPVGRFIRRFSLDELPQLFNVIKGDISLVGPRALVPHELSNYEKKHTLLTVKSGLTGLAVVSGRRSIGFEERRRLDLYYVQNWSLWLDITILLKTCLVIFKKES, from the coding sequence ATGAAGAAGAACTCTGATTTTTACTTCAAATTGGTGTTGATCGGGCTGGACGTACTGGCGCTAGTTGGTGCGTTCACGGCGGCATACATCATGCGCGTATCACTCGACACGCGACCCTTCCATGTGCAAATCGGGGCACTGGAGTTTATCACGTCGATTGTGCTAATGCTGCCGCTGTGGGTTGTCTTGTTCTCATTTTTTGGGCTATACGACCGTGAGCACTACATTCATCCGCTGCGCGAGTTTTGGCGGCTGGGCATGGCGGCAGTTTGCGGCATTATGATGATGATTTCCTTTAGCTTCTTTAGCAACACACCGCTATTTCCGGCCAAGATGGTGGTGATTTATGCGCTGATCATCAGCTTTATTATCTTGCTCATTCTGCGTAGCGCTGCCAATATCGTCAGGCTACATCTGCTGCGCAAAAACATTGGCATCAAGCGCGTGGCGCTGGTTGGCAATGCCGAATCGACGCGGACGCTAGCTGAATTTATCAGTGCCCACCCCTCAACCGGCTTTCACCTCAGTGCTATTGTATCCAAAGATGAGCTCATTCCGCCACGACTCAAGGGTTTGCGGCGCTCGACACTGGCATCGGCGCTGACTCGCGATAAAATTGACGCCATTATCCAGACCGACACCACCCGCAGCGAAGCGCACTATAACTTGGCCGAGCAGCACTATCTCGATTTTTATCAAGCACCGGCCCTCGATGGCCTGATGACGGCGCGCCATACGGTCGAGATTATCAATTCCGTGCCGCTGGCATACATTCACCCAACGCCGCTAGCTACCGGCTACGGACGCGTGGTCAAACGACTGATGGATCTCATCGGTGCGACCATCGGCATTATTATCACCTCGCCAATTATGCTACTGGTGGCCATCGCCGTTAAGCTCGGCGACCCGCGCGGCCCCGTACTGATGCATGGGCAGCAGCGGCGACGTTTGACCCAGTTTAATCGCCCGTTCAAAGTGTATAAGTTTCGCTCGCACTACGCCAAGTTTGACGGCAAGACTGACGAGGAAGTGTTCACCATGATCGGCAAGCCAGAGCTGATCGACGAGTATCGCCAGAACGGTGATAGGCTCAACCACGACTTTCGCGTCACGCCGGTTGGTCGTTTCATTCGCCGGTTTAGCCTCGACGAGCTGCCGCAGTTATTTAATGTTATCAAGGGCGATATTAGCCTCGTTGGGCCGCGGGCGCTGGTGCCGCACGAGCTGAGTAACTACGAGAAAAAGCACACGCTGCTGACGGTCAAATCTGGCCTGACTGGCCTGGCCGTTGTGTCGGGGCGACGTAGTATCGGCTTTGAAGAGCGGCGGCGGCTGGATCTCTATTATGTGCAAAACTGGAGTTTGTGGCTGGATATCACCATCCTCCTCAAGACCTGCCTGGTCATCTTTAAGAAGGAGTCGTGA